In Brevibacillus brevis, a genomic segment contains:
- a CDS encoding anthranilate phosphoribosyltransferase gives MFELLKEVGRGKRGAKDLEYEQAVQAAEMFRDGTATPAQMGAFLMAERIKMESADEIVAFVDVYRETAASLSFPNSIDCAGPYDGRRASFMATFPSAFVLAACGLPVTLHSSPSLPPKWGNTLYDVLQVKGIAVHRSASERLQFAAAQSGVMFVPTEERCPALQKMRPLRLEIGVRTLFNTVEKLMRPTDAPYMAVGVYHGTVFEKVAQLLLRLGVEKGIVVQGMEGSEDVTVAKPTRALIVENGDFHSFLIDPASLDLQTDVPETSWTPELQWQTAEAVLQGEADPAYRNMVILNSGLRLWVTRNAGSLEDGISLARQALDEKLALNKFHQWLSACGQTSAQASASSES, from the coding sequence ATGTTTGAATTGTTAAAAGAAGTGGGCCGCGGCAAACGCGGAGCGAAGGACCTTGAGTATGAGCAAGCGGTTCAGGCCGCCGAAATGTTCCGCGATGGCACGGCCACTCCGGCCCAGATGGGGGCCTTCCTCATGGCCGAGCGGATCAAAATGGAATCTGCCGACGAGATCGTCGCATTCGTCGATGTCTATCGGGAAACGGCCGCTTCCCTGTCTTTTCCGAACAGCATCGACTGCGCCGGACCCTACGATGGAAGACGCGCCTCTTTCATGGCCACCTTCCCCTCTGCCTTCGTGCTGGCCGCTTGCGGACTTCCCGTCACGCTTCACAGCAGCCCCAGCTTGCCGCCCAAGTGGGGGAACACTCTCTATGATGTGCTGCAGGTGAAGGGAATCGCCGTGCACCGCTCCGCCAGCGAACGGCTGCAGTTTGCCGCAGCGCAATCCGGGGTCATGTTCGTCCCTACGGAAGAACGCTGCCCGGCTTTGCAAAAGATGCGTCCGCTGCGGCTGGAAATCGGTGTCCGGACGCTGTTCAACACCGTGGAGAAGCTGATGCGCCCCACCGACGCGCCGTACATGGCTGTCGGAGTCTACCACGGCACGGTATTTGAAAAAGTCGCCCAGCTCCTTCTGCGTCTGGGCGTCGAGAAAGGGATCGTCGTGCAGGGAATGGAAGGCTCGGAAGATGTGACCGTGGCCAAGCCTACCCGGGCCTTGATCGTGGAAAACGGGGATTTTCACTCCTTCCTGATCGATCCCGCTTCGTTGGATCTGCAAACGGACGTGCCCGAGACTTCCTGGACTCCCGAGCTGCAGTGGCAAACGGCGGAAGCAGTCCTGCAAGGCGAAGCGGATCCCGCTTATCGCAACATGGTGATTCTGAACAGCGGCCTGCGGCTGTGGGTCACCCGAAATGCCGGCTCGCTGGAAGACGGCATTTCCCTGGCACGGCAGGCGCTGGATGAGAAGCTGGCGCTTAATAAGTTCCACCAATGGCTTTCCGCGTGCGGGCAAACCAGCGCGCAAGCCTCCGCCAGCAGCGAGAGCTAA
- a CDS encoding HAMP domain-containing sensor histidine kinase, with protein sequence MFTKNSEPVSLLRYWTVRYLITLCCGLIIIGVVSAYWIKYAATEKQLEVTRLFAEEVADRVVDDNGHVLVGDTLRQVLDNRRKFMGVDRNLLLFVQNQHGELIYSRPGQLPPLLQQDLPQLLRNAEQADKLKQRNGDVLYVVKKDLEYGDKVLGKVILLFPETDIKVGKEELQYLVIMLGSLGVLGWAVIYYHSRKLSEPIQDVVTAARQIVEGNYDVAVNKQIKEREIHELVYTFKEMADRLRQLESIRTELLAGVTHELKTPVTSISALVQAINDEVVSGEEAREFLEICLKETKRLQKMVEDLLDFNSFAVGAIAVASEEQNLNKLVREIASQWKIVQDSDGATLYTNIPEKQTTILVDPGRVQQILINLLNNARQAIGEGGKIELELYETASDLRIDVKDNGQGIPEEEQSLIFERFFRGSNKKDKVRGLGLGLSYSRMIAKTLGGDLILKESSTAGSTFTFILPKSIAEQKACS encoded by the coding sequence GTGTTTACAAAAAATAGCGAACCCGTCTCTCTTCTCCGCTACTGGACCGTCCGTTACCTGATCACGCTCTGCTGTGGCCTGATCATTATCGGGGTCGTGTCGGCTTACTGGATCAAATACGCGGCGACCGAAAAGCAGCTGGAAGTAACCAGGCTGTTTGCTGAAGAGGTGGCGGATCGAGTCGTCGACGACAACGGGCATGTGCTCGTGGGCGACACGCTGCGCCAGGTGTTGGACAATCGGCGCAAATTCATGGGCGTCGACCGGAATCTGCTGCTGTTCGTGCAAAACCAGCATGGCGAGCTGATCTACAGCAGACCGGGACAGCTGCCGCCTTTGCTCCAGCAGGACCTGCCTCAGCTTTTGCGAAATGCCGAGCAGGCAGACAAGCTGAAGCAGCGGAACGGCGACGTGCTGTATGTAGTCAAAAAAGATTTGGAGTATGGGGACAAGGTGTTGGGTAAGGTGATCCTGCTCTTCCCGGAAACGGACATCAAGGTCGGGAAGGAAGAGCTGCAGTACCTCGTGATCATGCTCGGGAGCCTGGGCGTGCTGGGCTGGGCGGTCATTTACTACCATTCCCGCAAGCTGTCCGAGCCGATTCAGGATGTCGTGACAGCAGCCAGACAGATCGTGGAGGGCAATTACGACGTAGCCGTGAACAAACAGATCAAGGAGCGGGAAATCCACGAATTGGTCTACACCTTCAAAGAGATGGCGGATCGGCTGCGCCAACTGGAAAGCATCCGCACAGAGCTGCTGGCCGGGGTGACGCATGAATTGAAAACGCCGGTGACTTCGATCAGCGCACTCGTTCAGGCGATCAATGACGAGGTCGTATCCGGGGAGGAAGCTCGGGAGTTCCTGGAGATTTGTCTGAAGGAAACCAAGCGCTTGCAAAAAATGGTAGAAGATTTGCTCGATTTCAACTCATTTGCAGTCGGGGCCATCGCGGTTGCCTCCGAAGAGCAAAATTTGAACAAGCTCGTCCGGGAAATCGCCTCTCAATGGAAAATCGTGCAGGACTCCGATGGGGCTACGCTCTACACCAATATTCCGGAGAAACAGACGACCATTCTGGTGGACCCGGGGCGCGTCCAGCAAATCTTGATCAACCTGCTCAACAATGCCCGCCAGGCGATCGGCGAAGGGGGCAAAATCGAGCTCGAGCTTTACGAAACGGCTTCCGATTTGAGAATCGATGTGAAGGATAATGGGCAGGGCATTCCGGAGGAGGAGCAGTCGCTGATCTTTGAGCGTTTCTTTCGGGGCAGCAACAAGAAGGATAAAGTGCGGGGCTTGGGGCTGGGTCTGTCCTATTCCAGGATGATCGCCAAAACGCTGGGAGGGGACTTGATTCTCAAGGAAAGCTCGACAGCAGGGTCCACATTCACTTTTATCTTGCCGAAATCGATAGCCGAACAGAAGGCCTGCTCCTGA
- a CDS encoding sigma 54-interacting transcriptional regulator, giving the protein MIDYEAILGSLFDIVHVTDAEGRTLYCSSGYREYFGIDPEEMIGKPIEDFYHRGYFSPTITMRVIRDKKKVQTIQTTGQSRKLFVEGTPIWDKDGNFSGVVNTSIDITDQEKLHQELNEIKYIGTLYQSEITKERGRQKGSATLVYRSPSMQQVAAMAEKLAQVESSMILLGESGVGKGVLAKYIHECSPRTDKPFVHINCGAIPETLLESELFGYEKGAFTGADKDGKSGLIEKANGGTLFLDEIGEMPPGLQVKLLTVLQEKTITPVGSSVPRKVDVKLITATNKNLRQMVKEGKFREDLYYRIHVVPLEIPPLRERREEIPLLVHYFLEVFCERYSLRRQLSESCYRILEEYDWPGNVRELENVVERLVVTSHEELITPAQIPRYIHSQESSETSGVKVERVMQMQEAMEEVERQLLQRAFELHKTTTKVAEVLGISQPSASRKLRKWVFSRE; this is encoded by the coding sequence ATGATCGACTATGAAGCCATTCTCGGCTCGCTGTTCGATATCGTCCATGTCACGGACGCCGAGGGCAGGACGCTTTATTGCTCGAGCGGGTACAGGGAATACTTCGGGATCGACCCCGAGGAGATGATCGGCAAGCCCATCGAGGATTTTTACCATCGTGGCTATTTTTCCCCCACGATCACGATGCGGGTCATCCGCGACAAGAAAAAGGTGCAGACGATTCAGACGACCGGGCAAAGCCGCAAGCTGTTCGTGGAAGGGACCCCGATCTGGGACAAGGATGGAAACTTCAGCGGGGTCGTCAACACCTCGATCGATATCACCGATCAGGAAAAGCTGCACCAGGAGCTGAATGAAATCAAGTACATCGGGACACTTTACCAAAGTGAAATCACCAAGGAAAGGGGCAGGCAAAAGGGAAGCGCTACCCTCGTCTACCGGAGCCCTTCCATGCAGCAAGTCGCGGCCATGGCGGAAAAGCTGGCGCAGGTGGAATCGTCCATGATCCTCCTCGGGGAGTCCGGAGTCGGCAAGGGCGTGCTCGCCAAGTACATTCACGAGTGCAGCCCGCGGACGGACAAGCCGTTTGTGCATATCAACTGCGGGGCGATCCCGGAAACGCTCCTGGAGTCGGAGCTGTTCGGCTATGAAAAAGGGGCCTTCACGGGAGCGGACAAAGACGGCAAGTCCGGGCTGATCGAAAAGGCGAATGGAGGCACGCTGTTTTTGGACGAGATCGGGGAGATGCCCCCGGGACTGCAGGTGAAGCTCCTGACCGTGCTGCAGGAAAAGACGATCACGCCTGTCGGCAGCTCCGTTCCGCGAAAAGTGGACGTGAAGCTGATTACGGCAACGAACAAAAACCTGCGGCAGATGGTAAAGGAAGGGAAATTTCGCGAAGACCTGTATTACCGGATTCACGTCGTGCCGCTGGAAATCCCTCCGCTTCGCGAACGCAGGGAGGAGATCCCGCTGCTCGTTCACTACTTTCTGGAGGTCTTCTGCGAGAGATACAGCCTGCGGCGCCAGCTCAGCGAATCCTGTTACCGCATCCTTGAGGAGTACGATTGGCCGGGCAATGTCCGCGAGCTGGAAAACGTAGTGGAGCGTCTCGTCGTGACTTCGCACGAGGAGCTGATCACTCCCGCCCAGATCCCGCGCTACATTCACAGTCAAGAGAGCAGCGAAACAAGCGGGGTAAAGGTAGAGAGGGTCATGCAGATGCAGGAAGCGATGGAAGAAGTGGAGCGGCAGCTTTTGCAGCGTGCCTTCGAACTCCACAAGACCACCACCAAAGTAGCGGAAGTACTCGGGATCAGCCAGCCTTCCGCGAGCCGAAAGCTGCGCAAATGGGTATTCTCTCGTGAATAA
- a CDS encoding sensor histidine kinase: MLLSVGIVLFSLLIGGLIIVGGIIRMTETQLGQRLMTTARTVAEIPLVQKSIQEPDGWTTINQTARRLRIVNDVTYIVVLNKDRVRYSDPLDERIGTVFRDQAVEAAYGEHSYLQKVKGELGTALRAYVPIMDDQHQQVGVVVVGRVMPGIWEIMKGERGNIAITFFLSLLFGVWGSYQLARHMKKQMFDLEPEEIARILVERTATFHAMHEGVIAIDNQERITIFNDRAKQIFGIDEDVEVLGKPIRSVLRDTRLPEVLEQQKNFTNTEIHVGNTLLWSNRFLIKVENKVVGALAIFQDRTEVTRMAEELTGVKEFVGALRVQNHEHMNKLHTIAGLLQLQQHEKALAYLFEVNDQQEELTSFLTARIADENVSGLLLGKVSRGRELGIRVTIDRMSHLERFPPYMDHHSFVLILGNLIENAFDSLEKSGRPDKEVTISIEQDSEICSLLVEDNGIGMDEETRSRMLERGFSTKEREHRGIGLYLVNQQVKKGRGELVCRSRPEEGASFLISFSMKEVDE, encoded by the coding sequence ATGCTGCTGTCCGTTGGCATCGTCCTGTTTTCCCTGCTGATCGGCGGTTTGATCATCGTAGGCGGGATCATTCGCATGACAGAGACGCAGCTGGGCCAACGCCTGATGACCACCGCCCGCACCGTGGCGGAAATTCCGCTCGTCCAAAAAAGCATCCAGGAGCCCGATGGCTGGACGACGATCAATCAGACGGCCCGCAGGCTGCGTATCGTCAACGATGTGACGTACATCGTGGTGCTGAACAAAGACCGCGTCCGGTACTCCGATCCCCTGGACGAGCGTATCGGCACGGTTTTTCGTGATCAGGCGGTAGAGGCGGCGTACGGGGAGCATTCGTACCTGCAAAAAGTGAAGGGCGAGCTGGGTACCGCTCTGCGTGCCTATGTCCCGATCATGGACGACCAGCATCAGCAGGTGGGAGTCGTGGTCGTCGGGAGGGTCATGCCCGGTATTTGGGAGATCATGAAGGGGGAGCGCGGCAATATTGCCATTACGTTCTTTCTCTCCCTGCTGTTTGGAGTATGGGGCTCCTATCAGCTGGCCCGCCACATGAAGAAGCAGATGTTCGATCTGGAGCCGGAGGAGATCGCCCGGATCCTCGTGGAGCGGACGGCCACCTTTCACGCGATGCACGAAGGGGTCATCGCCATCGACAACCAGGAGCGGATCACCATTTTCAACGACCGGGCCAAGCAAATTTTCGGCATCGACGAGGATGTGGAGGTGCTCGGAAAACCGATCCGCTCGGTGCTTCGCGATACGAGACTGCCGGAAGTATTGGAGCAGCAAAAAAACTTCACAAACACCGAGATTCACGTCGGGAATACGCTGCTCTGGTCCAACCGTTTTTTGATCAAGGTCGAAAACAAGGTCGTAGGGGCCTTGGCCATATTCCAGGACCGCACCGAGGTGACCCGGATGGCCGAGGAGCTCACGGGGGTCAAGGAATTCGTAGGGGCGCTGCGCGTGCAAAACCATGAGCACATGAACAAGCTGCACACGATCGCGGGGCTGCTCCAGCTCCAGCAGCATGAAAAGGCCCTCGCCTATCTGTTTGAGGTAAACGATCAGCAGGAAGAGCTGACGTCCTTTTTGACGGCCCGGATCGCCGACGAAAACGTGTCCGGCCTGCTGCTTGGCAAAGTAAGCCGCGGAAGGGAGCTGGGCATCCGTGTGACCATTGACCGGATGAGCCATCTGGAGCGGTTTCCTCCCTATATGGATCACCACAGCTTCGTGCTCATACTCGGCAATCTGATCGAAAACGCTTTCGACTCGCTGGAAAAAAGCGGTCGGCCCGACAAGGAAGTCACGATCAGCATCGAGCAGGACAGCGAGATCTGTTCGCTTCTGGTCGAAGACAACGGGATCGGGATGGACGAAGAGACGCGGTCACGCATGCTGGAGCGCGGCTTCTCGACCAAGGAAAGGGAGCATCGGGGCATTGGGCTGTACCTCGTCAACCAACAGGTCAAAAAGGGAAGAGGCGAGCTGGTCTGCCGTTCCCGTCCCGAGGAGGGAGCCAGCTTTCTGATCTCGTTTTCCATGAAGGAGGTGGATGAATAA
- a CDS encoding response regulator: protein MDKELIRVVVIEDDPMVQEINTQFIERIPGFQVVGVAANGAEGVKLVRTLAPDLVVMDVFMPVQDGIQALIDLRSTDQAVDVLVITAAKDKPTIQAMLRNGAVDYIIKPFQFDRIKQSLESYRLYRQQLAMGEEASQEEVDRLLFRRSQDHAGGTGGQSREMEPLPKGLHAVTLEQIERHLENEKQSLSAEEVAERVGIARVTARRYLDYLEKVGKVRLDISYGGIGRPTNRYMRVSQK from the coding sequence ATGGACAAGGAGCTCATCCGGGTCGTCGTCATCGAGGACGATCCGATGGTGCAGGAAATCAACACGCAGTTTATCGAACGCATCCCGGGCTTCCAGGTCGTGGGGGTGGCAGCGAACGGCGCCGAAGGGGTCAAGCTGGTCCGAACGCTCGCGCCCGACCTGGTGGTGATGGACGTATTCATGCCCGTGCAGGACGGGATCCAGGCGCTGATCGATCTGCGCTCCACCGATCAGGCCGTTGATGTCCTCGTGATCACTGCCGCCAAGGACAAGCCGACGATCCAGGCCATGCTGCGCAACGGAGCGGTGGATTACATCATCAAGCCGTTCCAGTTCGACCGGATCAAGCAATCGCTGGAGTCGTACCGCCTTTATCGGCAGCAGCTCGCTATGGGCGAGGAAGCGTCGCAGGAAGAGGTGGACCGACTGCTGTTCCGCAGGTCTCAAGATCACGCAGGAGGGACTGGAGGCCAAAGCCGGGAAATGGAGCCGTTGCCGAAAGGGCTGCATGCGGTTACACTGGAGCAAATCGAGCGGCATCTGGAAAATGAAAAACAGTCGCTGTCGGCTGAGGAAGTGGCGGAACGCGTCGGGATCGCCCGCGTGACAGCCAGACGCTATCTGGATTACCTGGAGAAGGTAGGAAAGGTGCGGCTCGATATCAGCTACGGCGGGATCGGGAGACCGACCAACCGCTACATGCGAGTTTCTCAAAAATAA
- a CDS encoding DctP family TRAP transporter solute-binding subunit encodes MKSFASIALFVLLGLVSALAIGFGQDLSFAKWGYDEEQEHLSERIIIKFSHVVAENTPKGLAVNRFAQLVKEKTNDRVEVQVFPNGILHSEKTEIPALVNGEIQMIAPAYSYLSDTIPQWAVLELPYVFRDQQDVERVFYGDIGKMLFATLDQSNMKGMAFWANGFKQITSNRPIIMPEDFKGQRIRIIPSKVLDEQFRTLRALPVGSYFNDLYRMLESGEVDGEENTISNVYTKRLYQVQSHMTVSNHNYLGYVVIMNQTFWNQLPADIQKAIEEALAEATKFNNELAVSMNQSQFEKLKELGTMQIHEQTEEQREAWRKALQPVYDKFAPSIGQALMEKIKELHQGQ; translated from the coding sequence ATGAAATCTTTTGCGAGCATCGCCCTGTTCGTGCTGCTCGGCCTCGTCAGTGCCTTGGCGATCGGCTTCGGGCAAGATCTGTCGTTCGCGAAATGGGGTTACGACGAAGAACAGGAGCATCTTTCCGAGCGCATCATCATCAAATTCAGCCACGTCGTCGCGGAAAATACGCCGAAGGGGCTCGCGGTCAACCGATTCGCCCAGCTCGTAAAGGAAAAGACGAACGACCGCGTCGAGGTTCAGGTGTTTCCAAACGGCATCCTGCACAGCGAAAAAACGGAAATTCCCGCCCTGGTGAACGGGGAAATCCAGATGATCGCGCCCGCCTATTCATACCTGTCCGACACGATTCCACAGTGGGCCGTATTGGAGCTGCCTTACGTCTTTCGCGATCAGCAAGACGTGGAGCGCGTCTTTTACGGGGATATCGGGAAAATGCTGTTCGCTACCCTGGATCAGTCCAACATGAAAGGAATGGCATTTTGGGCAAACGGCTTCAAGCAGATCACCTCCAACCGCCCCATTATCATGCCGGAAGATTTCAAAGGACAGCGGATCCGCATTATCCCGAGCAAAGTGCTGGACGAGCAGTTTCGGACGCTCCGTGCCCTGCCCGTCGGCTCCTACTTCAACGACCTGTACCGGATGCTCGAGTCCGGCGAGGTCGACGGCGAGGAAAACACCATTTCCAACGTCTACACCAAACGGCTGTATCAGGTCCAGTCGCACATGACGGTCAGCAACCACAACTATTTGGGCTATGTCGTCATCATGAATCAAACCTTTTGGAACCAGCTTCCCGCCGACATCCAAAAGGCGATCGAGGAGGCGCTAGCAGAGGCGACCAAATTCAACAACGAGCTTGCCGTGTCCATGAACCAAAGCCAGTTTGAAAAGCTGAAGGAGCTCGGGACCATGCAGATTCACGAGCAGACCGAGGAACAACGGGAAGCCTGGCGCAAGGCGCTGCAGCCTGTCTACGACAAATTCGCCCCCAGCATCGGGCAGGCGCTCATGGAGAAAATCAAAGAGCTCCACCAAGGACAGTGA
- a CDS encoding dicarboxylate/amino acid:cation symporter, producing the protein MRINFKNLTVQVVIAIILGIIVGHFAPKFGAELKVLADVFVKLIKMVIPPIVFFTVVNGIAGMGDMKKVGKIGGKALLYFEIVTTIALAIGLLVVNLIKPGSGFDKTGLTGGDVTQYTKAAAESNHGFIDFVVGIIPDNVVGAMAKGELLPILFFAVLFGLSLAAMGQASQPVIKLFDKLAHGFFGVVNMIMKVSPIAAFGAMSYTIGKFGIGSLSRLGLLMTAVYITMFLFIVLVLGSIARYYKFSIFSFISYIREEILLVLGTSSSESALPRMMARLEKYGCSKSVVGLVVPTGYSFNLDGTSIYLSMAAMFIAQAYGVDLSIWQQLTLLGILMITSKGAAGVTGSGFITLAATLAAFPMIPVEGIALLLGVDRFMSEARAITNLIGNGVAAVVIAKQEDEFHPEKAKADSEPITA; encoded by the coding sequence ATGCGGATCAACTTCAAGAATTTGACCGTGCAAGTGGTCATTGCCATTATTCTGGGGATTATCGTCGGACATTTCGCTCCCAAATTCGGGGCAGAACTGAAAGTGTTGGCGGATGTGTTTGTCAAACTGATCAAGATGGTCATCCCGCCGATCGTCTTCTTTACTGTCGTGAACGGCATAGCCGGGATGGGCGACATGAAAAAGGTAGGGAAAATCGGCGGAAAGGCTCTGCTCTATTTTGAAATCGTTACCACGATTGCCTTGGCGATCGGCCTCTTGGTCGTCAACCTGATCAAACCCGGGTCGGGCTTCGACAAGACCGGCCTGACCGGCGGCGACGTCACGCAATACACAAAGGCTGCCGCAGAGAGCAATCACGGCTTCATCGACTTCGTCGTCGGCATCATTCCGGACAACGTGGTCGGCGCAATGGCCAAAGGCGAGCTGCTGCCGATTCTGTTCTTCGCTGTCCTGTTCGGCCTCTCGCTCGCAGCGATGGGGCAAGCGTCCCAGCCCGTCATCAAGCTGTTTGACAAGCTGGCCCACGGTTTCTTCGGCGTCGTGAACATGATCATGAAAGTATCCCCGATCGCCGCGTTTGGCGCGATGTCCTACACGATCGGCAAATTCGGGATCGGCTCGCTCTCCAGGCTCGGCCTGCTGATGACCGCCGTGTACATCACGATGTTCCTGTTTATCGTTCTCGTATTGGGCAGCATCGCCCGCTACTACAAATTCAGCATTTTCTCGTTCATTTCGTACATCCGCGAAGAAATCCTGCTGGTTCTGGGCACCTCGTCATCCGAGTCCGCCCTGCCTCGCATGATGGCTCGCCTGGAGAAGTACGGCTGCTCCAAATCTGTCGTCGGTCTGGTCGTACCGACCGGCTACTCGTTCAACCTCGACGGCACCTCGATCTACCTCTCCATGGCCGCGATGTTTATCGCCCAAGCCTACGGGGTCGATCTGAGCATCTGGCAACAGCTGACGCTGCTCGGCATTTTGATGATCACATCCAAAGGCGCAGCGGGCGTGACCGGTTCCGGATTCATCACACTGGCAGCGACGCTGGCGGCGTTCCCGATGATTCCGGTCGAGGGCATCGCGCTGCTGCTGGGCGTAGACCGCTTCATGTCGGAAGCGCGCGCGATCACCAACCTGATCGGAAACGGCGTCGCAGCCGTCGTGATCGCCAAGCAGGAGGACGAGTTCCATCCCGAAAAAGCGAAAGCGGATTCCGAGCCGATTACGGCTTGA
- a CDS encoding response regulator transcription factor: MKRILLVEDELVISRVLKAYLQKENYEVWQAADGREALQMFDEKKPDLVLLDVMLPEHNGWEVLQYIREKSACPVIMITALGQTNQKLQGLNQGADDYITKPFEAEEVVARVNAVLRRSAILIKDQETRIYGSLKINFQSHNVTLHGLELLFHPRDLSLLLFLAQNPNQTFTRDQLIDQVWGMDYGGSDRAVDLAIKRIRKTLENWPPSEGEIKTLRGVGYQFCVYKK, translated from the coding sequence ATGAAAAGAATCCTATTAGTAGAAGATGAGCTCGTAATTTCGCGGGTACTCAAGGCCTATTTGCAAAAAGAGAATTACGAAGTCTGGCAGGCGGCGGATGGACGCGAGGCGCTGCAGATGTTCGATGAAAAAAAGCCGGATCTGGTGCTGCTGGATGTCATGCTGCCGGAGCACAACGGTTGGGAAGTGCTGCAGTACATACGGGAAAAGAGCGCCTGTCCCGTCATCATGATCACGGCCCTGGGGCAGACGAATCAAAAGCTGCAAGGATTGAATCAAGGGGCCGACGACTACATTACCAAGCCGTTCGAGGCGGAAGAGGTCGTCGCGCGGGTGAATGCCGTATTGAGGAGGTCCGCCATCCTCATTAAAGACCAGGAGACGCGTATCTACGGCAGCCTGAAAATCAACTTTCAGTCGCACAATGTTACCCTGCATGGCCTCGAGCTGCTGTTCCATCCGCGAGACTTGTCCTTGCTGCTGTTTCTGGCGCAAAACCCGAACCAGACCTTCACCCGGGATCAGCTGATCGACCAAGTGTGGGGAATGGACTACGGAGGCAGTGATCGGGCAGTCGACCTGGCGATCAAGCGAATCCGCAAAACGCTGGAAAACTGGCCACCGTCCGAAGGGGAAATCAAGACGCTGCGAGGGGTGGGGTATCAGTTCTGTGTTTACAAAAAATAG
- a CDS encoding stalk domain-containing protein, producing the protein MLKKQYLAIASALVLTVGLLPSTTDAKVGSQNLKASYNNIKVLYNGSQVSTTIEPFIVNGTTYIPLRMMADVFNKNIAWNGTTYTINVSDKADTNYESQLAAKDAQIKTLQDKIDSLNAKIDDLNDELDDADKDNDDVDDDLADLEDYLNDEFSDYDDFEDLDFTVDGDEDEVEVEIAIDVEAYEDEYDDLSKSDLEDLVIDVVEAVWDEFGDDVDVKGTIVDSSDDDDEIYDFEGDPDDEAIYLDDKEIN; encoded by the coding sequence GTGTTGAAAAAACAGTATCTGGCGATTGCATCTGCTCTGGTCCTGACAGTTGGTCTGCTTCCGTCAACAACCGATGCGAAAGTAGGCAGCCAAAATCTGAAAGCAAGCTACAACAATATCAAAGTACTTTATAACGGCAGCCAGGTTTCCACTACGATCGAGCCATTCATCGTAAACGGAACCACCTACATCCCTCTTCGCATGATGGCGGATGTTTTCAACAAAAACATCGCGTGGAACGGCACGACCTACACGATCAACGTCAGCGACAAGGCTGACACCAACTACGAATCCCAGCTGGCAGCGAAAGATGCGCAAATCAAGACGCTCCAGGACAAAATCGACAGTCTGAATGCGAAAATCGACGATCTGAACGACGAGCTGGATGATGCGGATAAAGACAATGACGACGTCGATGACGATCTGGCGGATCTCGAGGATTACCTGAATGACGAGTTCAGCGATTATGACGATTTCGAAGATCTGGACTTCACTGTAGATGGCGATGAGGACGAAGTGGAAGTCGAAATTGCTATCGATGTGGAAGCTTACGAAGACGAGTACGACGATCTTTCCAAGAGCGACCTCGAAGATTTGGTCATTGACGTAGTGGAAGCCGTTTGGGATGAATTCGGTGATGATGTAGATGTAAAAGGCACGATCGTTGACAGTAGCGACGACGATGATGAGATCTACGATTTCGAAGGCGATCCAGACGACGAAGCAATCTACCTGGACGACAAAGAAATCAACTAA